One Bos mutus isolate GX-2022 chromosome 21, NWIPB_WYAK_1.1, whole genome shotgun sequence genomic window, GCAGGAGGTGACCTGTCTCGCTTCATCCACACCCGCAGGATTCTGCCTGAGAAGGTGGCTAGGGTCTTCATGCAGCAGTTGGGTAAAAGCCTCTGACCCCAGCCTGACGCCCCTTCCCATGATCTCtgctctcccaccccacccctgccccaggcttAGAGCTGTGACACTCTTAGCAGTTGCCTGCTATCCCAGCTTGGATTTGTAGGGCCCACCCTTCGTTTTGCCCATCCCTGGCTTAAGGATGCTGtgagagagatggagaggagTCCCATCCGTGGGGAGTACAAGCTTCCACACGTGAAACATCTTCAGTAACATAAAGACCTCATGGAGCATTCTGAAGACCCAAGTGTTTTGTCAAGGAGAAGAGCAAGGGCCTAAAGGGCTGGGACATCTAGGGAGGCTTCTAGGAGGAGGGGAGACTTGTGAAGGAGCACAAGGGAGGAAGGAGGTCACTCGAGGTGGGCGTGAGGCAAAGTCTTAGCAgtgggggggagcctggtgcttGTATGTAAAGCATTTGgtagggactttgctggtggttcagtggttagatCAGACTCTGcgttcccaacgcagggggcccagattcaatccctggtcagagaactagatcccacatgctacagctgAGATGtagcacaggcaaaaaaaaaaaaaaaaagcatttggtaGACCAGGCCAGAACTGGGGTTGGGCAGGCAGGTAAGAGACGGGATGGGAGAGAGGCTTCTCTGACCTGTCACTCTGCACGGTTCCTACTGCCTAGCCAGTGCCCTGCAGTTCTTACATGAACGGAACATCTCTCACCTGGACCTGAAGCCACAGAACATTCTGCTGAGCTCCCTGGAGAAGCCCCACCTTAAACTGGCAGGTGTGAGTCTGGAACGGAAGGTGTGGAGGTTTGGAGGGTGGTGTGCAGAGGGCTCCTTCTGCCTGGGCTCGCTCAGCAGCCCTGGTTCTCATGGAGCCCTCTGTTGAGTCATCAGACAGTGACAGGCTGGGATGTCCAGGGACGGGCCCCGTCACCAAAAGGTAGGGCCTTTCTCAGGCTACCGATGCTTGACTCCAGCAATGTGATATCCTGGGTGGGGTCAGGGTTCTAAGTGTGACCAGACTTAGTCCTTTATCCATCACCGACTATGACTCAGTCTGGGGCAGTGTTGGAAAGTGTGGAGTGGGAAAAGGGGTAGTTGTAGCCCCTGATAAAATTTGGAGAACTGACTTGAAGCTGGAGGCCAGAGAGGTCCACTGAGCTGAGTAGGACAGTGAGGGAGAGGTCAACCCCTAGTGAGCCCTTATCCTCATTGGTGTGGGCTTCCTGGGAAAAGGTGTGCAGGGGGCTGTGCAGGATGGGTAGAGTATATGCCCTCAAGGAGGTAGAAGGGTTTGTAGTGAGAGAAACGACATGAGCAAATTAGGGAAGTGGGGTTAATCCTGGTGAGTCTAAAGGGTGGGAGGAATCCCGCCCAGGAACCCACGGGTAGTCGGTAAAGCAGGAGCAGAAACTGAGCCTGCTGCCTGGCCTCTTGCCTGCAGACTTTGGCTTTGCACAGCACATGTCCCCCTGGGATGAGAAGCACGTGCTTCGTGGCTCCCCACTCTACATGGCTCCCGAGATGGTGTGTCAGCGGCAGTACGATGCCCGTGTAGACCTCTGGTCTGTGGGGGTCATCCTGTATGGTGAGAgctctgtcccctgcccccacGTGGAGGCCTGCACTGTCAGAGCATCCTCAGTCAGAGCATCACTGGGCCACTCCTGAAGGGTTTTAATGAAAACACTGACTCGCCTGGTCTGgggcccttctccaggagtgggCCAGGCCCAGCTTGACCCTATCCCCTCCCAGCCTGCCCTCTGCCTCCCTTCCACAGAAGCCCTCTTCGGGCAGCCCCCCTTTGCCTCCAGGTCGTTCTCAGAGCTGGAAGAGAAGATCCGGAGCAACCGGGTTATTGAGGTAGGTCTAGCAGGGCCTTCGAAACTGTGAGGCGCAGCGGGAGTCAGGGCCCTGAGGTGGCAGAGCTCACTGCCACCTGCACAGACTGGGGTGTGGGCTCCAGGCCACCACTGTGGAGCTGGGCACGCTCTAGCCTGACAGTTGGCTCCATGCAGTCCCGGTGACCCAGATCAACCATAGTGGGGAGCAAAAGGCCTGCCCTACAGCCTGTTTCAGGTTCCCCACAgggagaagggcttcccaggtggctcagtgataatctgcctgccaatgcaggagacacaggagatgcgtgttcatccctgtgttgggaagatcccctggagaggaaatggcaacccactccagtattcctgcctggagaatcccatggacagaggagcctagcaggctacagtccataggaccacAAAGAcaggagcctggggaggaggCTTGGCTCTCACTGGCTGTCACATTCTGACCTGTCACTCTTCCTCCTTGCCTCATATTCTCCATCTGTCAGTGTGTGTCTTGGGGGCCCCCCAGGGCAGGGTGGTCCTGACAGGCcttgggggctgggggccagggtgCCAGAGCTGAGTGTGATCTGTTCCACCCCTACCCCCGCAGCTCCCCCTGCGGCCCCAACTCTCCCAGGACTGCCGAGATCTGCTGCAGCGGCTCCTGGAGCGGGACCCCAGCCGCCGCATCTCCTTCCAGGACTTCTTCGCCCACCCTTGGGTAGACCTGGAGCACATGCCCAGTGGGGAGAGCCTGGGACGAGCAGTGAGCAGCCAGTGGAGACGGGTGGGCTGAGGGCAGGTGGGGGGTTTCATCGACCCCTTTCAGTGGTTACCAGGTGACCTgcccagcaggaggcagagggtgggCTCAGGGTATGGATGACCCCTCGCGGTGAGTGTGGGGGGTAGGCATGACTCCCGATCTGCCCTCCGGCAGACCGCCCTGGTGGTGCAGGCTGTGAAGAAGGACCAGGAGGGGGACGCTGCGGCCGCCTTGTCTCTCTACTGCAAGGCCCTGGACTTCTTCGTCCCCGCCCTGCACTGTGAGTGCCAGGCGGGTGTGGCAGGACGGGGTCAGCCACAGCCACAGTGGCTGGGTTCCAGAAGCAGCTCCTCTTCCAGAATTTTGTGGGAGACAAGACAGTGGAGAAATCTGGAACTCATTTCTTTGGGGGATTCCAGAGGGGTTGGTGTGAGGCAGGGGTCTCCTCGCTTCAGAGGCCTCATTTAAACCCCCATTTTCTGCAGACGAAGTGGACGCCCAGCGGAAGGAGGCAATTAAGGCAAAGGTGATCAGAGTCCCCTGAGGACATGGGGAGGGGTCCCAGGGCCTCTGGGGGTTGGCTCTCCTAGAGGAACCTCCCTCCCCAGGAAGGGGTTCAGGCTGGCCTCAGTTGGCCCCTGCAACTGATGTTGCAGTTTGGGGCAATCACTGAGGACCCAAAGGGAGAACCTGGAGCTGGGTGCTGGCGAGGGAGGCAGTGGGGGACAGCCCTTCCTCAGCCCCTTGCCCTCCAGCAGGTAGGGCAGTATGTGTCCCGGGCTGAGGAGCTCAAGGCCATCGTCTCCTCCTCCAATCGGGCCCTGCTGAGGCAAGGGACCTCTGCCCGAGACCTGCTCAGAGGTAGGCCCTGACCCCCACTGACCACCAGTTCCCCGGCCACTTCCCTCCAGCccaagggggagggaggtggaggtaGGTGTCCTGAGGTGAGAAAGCAGACGGCCCCTCTCACAGTGCGTCTTTGCCCCTCATCCCAGAGATGGCCCGGGACAAGCCGCGCCTCCTGGCTGCCCTGGAAGTGGCTTCGGCTGCCATGGCCAAGGTTTGGAGCTGCTGGGAGGGGTCTGGGCGGGGCAGGAGGAGTCCAGGTCGTCCCCCTAGACGACCTAGTGTCCATGTGGCTGCAGGAGGAAGAGGCTGGCGGGGAGCAGGACGCACTGGCCCTGTACCAGCACAGTCtgggggagctgctgctgctgctggcaggtaaggccccagccccacctccccaacGGCCCCTGGCCACCCCGCCCTCACCACGcaccctccctctctctgcagcGGAGCCCTCAGGCCGGAGGCGGGAGCTGCTTCACACTGAGGTGCCCACTGGGGTTGGGAGGGTCggtggggatgggggggtggggttCCTCTTCCCCATTTGCCCTGCTTCCATGTGTGGGGACCTCCTTGGGTTCCCTCAAGGTGCCCCAGGTCTGGGAGTCAAACCTCACAGACTTGCTAAGTTGGTGACTCCCATGCACGTCATCAGGGCTCAGGTGCTTGGGTCAGGGCAGAGGGACAGGCAGGGTCTGGGAACTGAGCAGCAGTCAGGAGGCTTctggaggaaggggcagagaAGGACTCAGGCAAGTTGTTCTGATGAGGCAGAGGATCCCAGGGAGCATTAGGAGTGAGAAGGAGCTTGACTTGAAGGCCTCTCCTCACCCCGCGTCCCTGGGCATGTCTTCCCTTGGCA contains:
- the ULK3 gene encoding serine/threonine-protein kinase ULK3; translated protein: MAGSGWGPPRLDGFILTERLGSGTYATVYKAYAKKDTREVVAIKCVAKKSLNKASVENLLTEIEILKGIRHPHIVQLKDFQWDSDNIYLIMEFCAGGDLSRFIHTRRILPEKVARVFMQQLASALQFLHERNISHLDLKPQNILLSSLEKPHLKLADFGFAQHMSPWDEKHVLRGSPLYMAPEMVCQRQYDARVDLWSVGVILYEALFGQPPFASRSFSELEEKIRSNRVIELPLRPQLSQDCRDLLQRLLERDPSRRISFQDFFAHPWVDLEHMPSGESLGRATALVVQAVKKDQEGDAAAALSLYCKALDFFVPALHYEVDAQRKEAIKAKVGQYVSRAEELKAIVSSSNRALLRQGTSARDLLREMARDKPRLLAALEVASAAMAKEEEAGGEQDALALYQHSLGELLLLLAAEPSGRRRELLHTEVQNLMARAEYLKEQVKMKESHWEAETLDKEGLSESVRSSCTLQ